A section of the Chloroflexota bacterium genome encodes:
- a CDS encoding VTT domain-containing protein has translation MQLISDLGHWVLDWADTPWGALALLVLAFWESSFFPIPPDGLMIALMVGNLPFTFGFAAIATVGSLTGAMLGYWIGLRGGRPILNRLFAQDRILYVERQFQRRDVWAVSIAAFTPIPYKVFAIGAGAFRLDFKRFLLASLIGRAGRFFLVGGLITLFGDPIEAAIDEYFDVLALAFVVVLFAGIIVLRLVTRRSSTASGRAE, from the coding sequence ATGCAGCTGATTTCCGACCTCGGCCATTGGGTGCTGGACTGGGCGGACACGCCCTGGGGCGCGCTGGCGCTGCTGGTGCTGGCGTTCTGGGAGTCGAGCTTCTTCCCCATTCCTCCCGACGGCCTGATGATCGCGCTGATGGTGGGCAATCTGCCGTTCACGTTCGGCTTTGCCGCCATTGCCACCGTCGGCTCGCTCACCGGCGCGATGCTGGGCTATTGGATCGGACTCCGGGGCGGGCGGCCAATCCTGAATCGGCTGTTCGCGCAGGACCGCATTCTCTACGTCGAGCGCCAATTTCAGCGGCGCGACGTGTGGGCGGTATCCATCGCGGCGTTTACGCCCATTCCCTACAAGGTCTTTGCCATTGGGGCCGGTGCGTTCCGGCTGGACTTCAAGCGGTTTCTGCTGGCCTCGCTGATCGGACGCGCCGGCCGGTTCTTTCTCGTGGGCGGGCTGATCACCCTTTTCGGCGACCCCATCGAGGCCGCGATCGATGAGTATTTCGACGTGCTGGCCCTGGCCTTCGTCGTGGTGCTGTTCGCCGGCATCATCGTGCTGCGCCTGGTCACACGGCGAAGCAGCACGGCTTCAGGCCGCGCCGAGTAG
- a CDS encoding YraN family protein: protein MNAWAARLFAKLRRVLPARRAPVEDRAALGRWGEDLAARELRRRGYRVLARNQRVGRGEVDLVARQGETVVLVEVKTRRTGAFGEAQDAISTAKARRLVALGQRYAQSVGATDWRIDVVAIDVAPDGSHTVEVIENAVGD, encoded by the coding sequence GTGAACGCCTGGGCCGCCCGTCTATTCGCCAAGCTGCGTCGCGTCTTGCCGGCCCGCCGGGCGCCCGTCGAGGACCGTGCTGCGCTGGGCCGCTGGGGCGAAGACCTCGCCGCGCGCGAGCTCCGGCGACGCGGGTATCGGGTGCTCGCGCGCAACCAACGCGTCGGCCGAGGCGAGGTGGACCTGGTGGCGCGCCAAGGCGAGACCGTGGTCCTCGTCGAGGTCAAGACCCGCCGAACGGGCGCGTTCGGCGAGGCGCAGGACGCCATCTCGACCGCCAAGGCCCGCCGGCTCGTGGCCCTAGGGCAGCGCTATGCCCAGTCCGTCGGCGCGACCGATTGGCGGATCGACGTGGTCGCCATCGACGTCGCGCCCGACGGCAGCCATACGGTGGAGGTGATTGAGAACGCGGTCGGCGACTAG
- a CDS encoding CAP domain-containing protein: MILGLAVWDTVGPALAQDADYAVPGGHVYTQAAGDAPPGAGYLVSDADGIPFWTRFQELGGPHVVGYPVSQRFEWLGFTVQVMQKLVFQWHPATSEVMFINIFDELHRAGLDDELARLLVPRHQTFPEEQGLSWNEVIGRRWGFMDASPPIRDAYFGPDDPLRWFGLPTSEIVHYDGMSAIRAQRAVIQLWHIDTPWARAGEVTIANGGDLAKQLGLFPESVLQTRREGSAEPTPMATPAPTATPTPTATPAPTASPTPTASPAPTVSVSGDAVVDRMNEVRADLGLPPLTAHPALMQAAQAHADYYVINRNDPNSGGLHTEVAGKPGFTGRTIGDRADAAGYPLGWVDETFGFLPPARTLEWALITVFHRYMFVHPSAVHVGYGWASAEGTRAAVFNVGLSPRHTADVPLPSVMPRSAAVGVPHTWDGAEWPDPAPGVPRPVGPPITLIFGLGDRVAWGDATVTPDGGAPVAVTRSISEWRRALALIPNDPLAPNTLYHVRVTGQRNGEPFVVATHFTTTS, translated from the coding sequence GTGATCCTGGGCCTCGCGGTCTGGGACACGGTCGGCCCGGCGCTTGCCCAGGACGCGGACTACGCGGTGCCCGGCGGTCACGTCTACACCCAGGCCGCGGGCGACGCCCCGCCGGGCGCCGGCTACCTGGTGAGCGACGCCGACGGCATTCCCTTCTGGACACGCTTCCAGGAACTGGGCGGCCCGCACGTCGTGGGTTACCCCGTGAGCCAGCGCTTCGAGTGGCTCGGCTTCACCGTCCAGGTGATGCAGAAGCTGGTGTTCCAGTGGCATCCGGCCACGTCCGAGGTGATGTTCATCAACATCTTTGACGAGCTCCATCGCGCGGGCCTCGACGACGAGTTGGCTCGGCTGCTCGTGCCCCGGCACCAGACTTTTCCCGAGGAGCAGGGGCTGTCCTGGAACGAGGTCATCGGCCGCCGCTGGGGCTTCATGGATGCCAGCCCGCCGATACGGGATGCGTACTTCGGACCCGACGACCCCCTGCGCTGGTTTGGCCTGCCGACGTCCGAAATCGTGCACTACGACGGCATGAGCGCCATCCGCGCGCAGCGGGCCGTGATCCAGCTCTGGCACATCGACACTCCCTGGGCGCGGGCGGGCGAGGTGACCATCGCCAACGGCGGCGATCTGGCAAAACAACTTGGCCTGTTCCCGGAATCGGTCTTGCAGACGCGACGCGAGGGGAGTGCTGAACCCACCCCAATGGCGACGCCCGCCCCAACAGCGACACCTACCCCAACGGCCACACCTGCTCCAACGGCCTCACCTACGCCAACAGCCTCGCCCGCCCCAACGGTCAGTGTCAGCGGCGACGCGGTCGTGGACCGCATGAACGAGGTGCGCGCCGACCTGGGGCTGCCGCCGCTGACGGCGCACCCGGCGCTGATGCAGGCCGCCCAGGCCCACGCCGACTACTACGTGATCAACCGCAACGACCCCAACTCCGGCGGCCTGCACACGGAAGTGGCCGGAAAGCCCGGATTCACCGGACGCACCATCGGCGACCGCGCGGACGCCGCCGGATATCCGCTGGGCTGGGTGGATGAGACGTTCGGCTTCCTGCCGCCCGCGCGCACGCTGGAATGGGCCTTGATCACCGTCTTCCACCGCTACATGTTCGTGCACCCGTCGGCGGTCCACGTCGGCTACGGCTGGGCCTCCGCCGAGGGCACCCGCGCCGCCGTGTTCAACGTGGGGCTATCGCCGCGTCACACCGCCGACGTGCCCCTGCCGTCGGTGATGCCGCGCAGCGCCGCCGTCGGCGTGCCCCACACGTGGGATGGGGCCGAATGGCCCGACCCCGCGCCCGGCGTGCCCCGACCGGTTGGGCCGCCCATCACCCTCATCTTCGGCCTCGGCGACCGCGTCGCGTGGGGCGACGCCACGGTGACGCCGGACGGCGGCGCGCCGGTCGCGGTGACGCGCTCGATCAGCGAGTGGCGGCGCGCCCTGGCCCTCATTCCCAACGACCCGCTGGCCCCAAACACCCTCTATCATGTGCGGGTCACCGGCCAGCGCAACGGCGAACCGTTTGTCGTTGCGACGCACTTCACCACCACGTCCTGA
- a CDS encoding HD domain-containing protein, with protein MATVIHDNVLGTIELEAPLLALVDHPAVQRLRRLEQLGTASLVFPGARHTRLAHSIGAQEIMRRVWRRLEATEPPPGVDLDAEGRLLRAAALLHDLGHYPLSHVVEPIAARLHQSASPDLELGLDSDCESDWLQLAAAAASHPTPMTDMHHERLAAEIIRRDPALQRGIDTYVGRPGAAAEVRALLQGCSRPRYRRQLVASHFDVDRLDYLLRDAHNAGVRYGGVELEHLIRRMRLGPDGAGNHVVFVETRGQPALEHYLLARRFMYSQVIFHKTVTAFSVLVAAFWISLAVRDRSPFTSLAGLHQALDDGTFRSFDDHWLWNEAARRADPAGRGMTARIATALVDRQPPLLVWEQRARGLQAQSGLLETFNATRRAIARDAGVEAADIFLTDQVVTGLSGGEPPLVGDPGGNLRPITEAPGSALQGAAGQPERLARLYVLRSGDADTDATRRIRVREAFLAHVDAPGEQPAD; from the coding sequence ATGGCGACGGTCATTCACGACAACGTGCTCGGAACAATCGAGCTCGAGGCGCCGTTGCTGGCGCTGGTGGATCACCCGGCGGTGCAGCGCCTCCGGCGGCTGGAGCAGCTGGGCACGGCGTCGCTGGTCTTCCCCGGCGCGCGGCATACGCGCCTGGCGCATTCGATCGGGGCGCAGGAGATCATGCGCCGTGTGTGGCGGCGGCTGGAGGCCACGGAGCCACCGCCGGGCGTTGACCTCGACGCCGAAGGCCGGCTGCTCCGCGCGGCGGCCCTGCTGCACGACCTGGGGCACTACCCGCTATCGCACGTCGTCGAGCCGATCGCGGCGCGGCTGCACCAGTCAGCGTCCCCCGACCTTGAACTCGGATTGGATTCCGATTGCGAGTCGGACTGGCTGCAGCTGGCGGCGGCAGCCGCCTCACACCCGACCCCGATGACCGACATGCACCACGAGCGCCTGGCCGCCGAGATCATCAGGCGCGATCCTGCGCTGCAGCGCGGCATCGACACGTATGTGGGCCGGCCCGGCGCCGCCGCGGAGGTGCGGGCGCTCCTGCAAGGTTGCAGCAGGCCGCGCTACCGCCGCCAGCTCGTCGCGTCGCACTTCGACGTCGACCGCCTCGACTATCTGCTGCGCGACGCGCACAACGCCGGCGTGCGCTACGGCGGGGTCGAGCTCGAGCACCTGATTCGCCGCATGCGGCTGGGGCCTGACGGCGCGGGGAACCACGTGGTCTTTGTCGAGACGCGAGGCCAGCCGGCGCTCGAGCACTACCTGCTGGCCCGGCGCTTCATGTACAGCCAGGTGATCTTTCACAAGACCGTCACCGCGTTTTCGGTGCTCGTCGCCGCGTTTTGGATATCGCTGGCCGTTCGCGACCGATCGCCGTTCACCTCACTGGCCGGCCTCCACCAGGCACTCGACGACGGAACGTTCCGGAGCTTCGACGATCACTGGCTCTGGAATGAAGCCGCCCGCCGCGCCGATCCGGCCGGCCGCGGCATGACCGCGCGCATCGCCACGGCCCTCGTCGATCGGCAGCCCCCACTGCTGGTCTGGGAGCAGCGCGCTCGCGGTCTGCAGGCGCAATCAGGTTTGCTGGAGACGTTCAATGCGACCAGGCGCGCGATTGCCCGCGACGCCGGCGTGGAGGCCGCGGACATCTTCCTCACCGACCAGGTCGTCACCGGCCTGTCGGGCGGCGAGCCGCCGCTCGTGGGCGACCCGGGCGGAAATCTACGACCGATTACGGAGGCGCCCGGCTCGGCGCTGCAGGGGGCGGCCGGCCAGCCCGAACGCCTCGCTCGGCTTTACGTCCTGCGATCCGGCGACGCCGACACGGATGCCACGCGCCGAATTCGAGTGCGCGAGGCCTTCCTGGCGCACGTGGACGCCCCGGGGGAGCAGCCGGCGGACTAG
- a CDS encoding NUDIX hydrolase gives MPPPPRYPVGADAVIIAPFEDGDRVLLVRRGTPPPGWAIPGGFVEPHEDLPDAARRELREETGIALDSLVHIGAYGHPDRDPRGRIIGIVFGARLDAPPAVTAGDDAADARWFPINQLPDDIAFDHRDALLDAIEQLGCECCGP, from the coding sequence GTGCCGCCGCCGCCCCGCTATCCCGTCGGCGCCGACGCAGTGATCATCGCGCCGTTCGAAGACGGCGATCGCGTGCTCCTGGTGCGGCGCGGCACTCCACCGCCGGGATGGGCTATTCCGGGCGGGTTCGTGGAGCCGCACGAGGACCTGCCGGACGCCGCGCGCCGCGAGCTGCGCGAGGAGACCGGCATTGCGCTGGACTCGCTGGTGCATATCGGCGCTTACGGCCACCCGGACCGCGATCCCCGCGGACGCATCATCGGCATCGTGTTCGGCGCCCGGCTGGACGCGCCGCCCGCGGTCACGGCCGGCGACGACGCCGCCGACGCGCGCTGGTTTCCGATCAACCAACTGCCCGACGACATCGCCTTCGACCACCGCGACGCGCTGCTGGACGCGATCGAGCAGCTCGGCTGCGAGTGCTGCGGCCCCTAG